One genomic segment of Rhodohalobacter mucosus includes these proteins:
- a CDS encoding DEAD/DEAH box helicase, giving the protein MKFTEFNLSDTLLAGLRDVQFNEPTPIQEKSIPIVTAGKDLIATAQTGTGKTGAFIIPIMERVLQSERKGVKALIVSPTRELASQIDEQIFAIGYHAGITSATVIGGSDFSVQAKALKAGVDIIVATPGRLIDQNKVVNIDFENLEYLVLDEADRMLDMGFLPDIKKIISWLPDKRQTLLFSATMPNEIQRLASTIMKDPESVDIERSKPSTLVEQRAYRLKSDQKIPLVKKIFKDLTWDSCIIFTSTKKGTDELQRLLKREGIKAESIHGDRSQDERNRALDNFRNGNVPVIVATDVLARGIDIKGVSIIINYDVPHNSDDYIHRIGRTGRYDKSGIAITFVTRRDNKKFESIQRIKGNTLNTIDVPGNFGEKSEFSWQNGFSSSGSGTQTQKRQKRSSSKESSDKKDTSSDTKRTTKRAKTRPGSDSNSGKGSEQKRGTNKENKQEAVQKKQSKEKEDKQKKQTQSRSRNDGRDKESGKSQEKSGSRGRQNNGSQKSSQENVTLPPIIEKAVERNKRARKPSKGVWGVIKSLIPKFTK; this is encoded by the coding sequence TTGAAGTTTACCGAATTTAATCTATCCGACACTCTGCTTGCCGGTCTCAGAGATGTACAATTTAACGAGCCTACACCCATTCAGGAGAAATCAATACCCATCGTTACAGCCGGTAAAGATCTCATCGCTACGGCTCAGACCGGTACGGGCAAGACGGGAGCATTTATCATTCCCATAATGGAGCGTGTGCTGCAAAGCGAGCGCAAAGGTGTAAAAGCGTTGATTGTTTCACCCACACGGGAACTCGCCTCTCAAATTGATGAGCAGATTTTTGCGATCGGCTATCATGCCGGAATAACGTCTGCAACCGTCATCGGCGGGAGCGACTTTTCCGTTCAGGCCAAGGCCCTCAAAGCAGGGGTGGATATTATCGTAGCGACGCCCGGCAGGTTAATTGATCAGAACAAGGTTGTAAATATCGATTTTGAGAATCTTGAGTACCTGGTTCTCGATGAGGCAGACCGTATGCTGGATATGGGATTTTTGCCAGACATTAAAAAAATTATCTCCTGGCTACCCGATAAGCGCCAGACGCTTCTTTTTTCAGCAACGATGCCTAACGAAATACAGAGGCTGGCATCCACGATCATGAAAGATCCGGAGAGTGTCGATATAGAGCGCTCCAAACCGTCGACGCTGGTTGAGCAGCGTGCATACCGGCTTAAAAGCGATCAAAAAATCCCGCTGGTTAAAAAAATATTCAAGGATCTCACTTGGGACTCCTGCATTATTTTTACATCAACAAAAAAAGGCACGGACGAACTACAGCGGCTTCTGAAACGGGAAGGCATCAAAGCGGAAAGCATTCATGGTGACAGGTCGCAGGATGAGCGAAATCGCGCACTCGACAATTTTAGAAACGGGAACGTGCCGGTTATTGTAGCCACCGATGTGCTGGCCCGCGGTATTGATATTAAAGGTGTATCCATCATCATAAATTATGATGTTCCCCATAACTCGGACGACTACATCCACAGAATCGGACGAACGGGACGGTACGATAAGTCGGGAATTGCCATTACGTTTGTCACCCGTCGTGATAATAAAAAATTCGAATCCATACAGAGGATTAAAGGGAATACCCTGAATACCATCGATGTACCCGGTAATTTTGGCGAGAAATCTGAATTTTCCTGGCAAAACGGATTTTCATCTTCAGGATCAGGCACACAGACTCAAAAACGCCAGAAGCGAAGCAGCTCGAAAGAAAGTTCTGATAAAAAGGACACTTCATCTGATACTAAGAGAACTACTAAAAGAGCCAAGACAAGGCCAGGATCCGACTCCAACTCCGGAAAGGGTTCAGAACAGAAGCGCGGCACCAACAAAGAGAACAAACAGGAAGCGGTTCAGAAAAAACAATCGAAAGAAAAAGAGGATAAACAAAAAAAGCAGACGCAGAGCCGCAGCCGAAACGACGGTCGCGACAAAGAATCCGGAAAGAGCCAGGAGAAGAGTGGGTCCCGGGGGCGTCAAAACAACGGCTCACAAAAAAGTTCTCAAGAGAATGTGACTCTCCCACCCATTATTGAAAAGGCTGTTGAGCGCAATAAACGTGCAAGAAAGCCATCCAAGGGAGTTTGGGGCGTTATTAAAAGCCTGATTCCAAAATTTACAAAATAG
- a CDS encoding RNA polymerase sigma factor gives MSSEEKKRIENETQSIRENASESSLEDDKLVARAVKGDQDAFRSIMEKYQKPLYFHVLKMVKDREQVEDLVQEAFMKAFDNLGSYNTKYAFSTWLYRITTNHTIDYLRKKKLKTFSINEPVETKDGNLHFQVKDENAETDRNIIRKQRQNIIHEAIENLPEKYRAVIELRHLQELSYDEIAEELDLPLGTVKAHIFRAREMLYKALKDKRHRF, from the coding sequence ATGTCATCTGAAGAAAAAAAACGTATAGAAAATGAGACCCAATCCATAAGGGAAAATGCTTCGGAAAGCAGCCTTGAGGACGATAAACTAGTTGCGCGTGCTGTAAAAGGTGATCAGGATGCTTTTCGATCCATCATGGAAAAGTATCAGAAACCACTCTATTTCCACGTTTTGAAAATGGTTAAGGACAGAGAACAGGTGGAAGACCTGGTACAGGAAGCTTTCATGAAAGCGTTTGACAACCTCGGTTCGTACAACACCAAATACGCTTTTTCTACCTGGCTGTATCGTATAACAACGAATCATACCATTGATTACCTTCGAAAAAAGAAGCTCAAAACGTTCTCGATCAATGAGCCGGTAGAGACAAAAGACGGTAATCTTCATTTTCAGGTGAAAGATGAGAATGCGGAAACGGACCGGAATATTATTCGCAAGCAGAGGCAGAATATTATCCATGAAGCCATCGAGAACCTGCCTGAAAAGTATCGCGCCGTTATAGAATTGCGGCACCTGCAGGAGTTAAGCTATGATGAAATTGCAGAGGAGCTGGATCTTCCGCTTGGTACGGTTAAAGCACACATATTCAGGGCACGGGAGATGCTTTATAAAGCATTAAAGGATAAGAGACACAGATTCTGA
- a CDS encoding putative metallopeptidase has translation MPDNEFLEPSEVTYTDKQLMESEEIQKIAGEVIEMHNIELGPAQIGYLLVYPNISKQRAAKCMKASREVKHYSGNDYLIEISGELWDMLDADTKKMLLYHQLLHVDPVYKAKNQEWKMQIRKPDFADYYVINDKFGNTWYKTIQATVSSLYDLDPRQESKVSV, from the coding sequence ATGCCCGATAACGAATTTTTGGAACCGAGTGAAGTAACCTATACCGATAAGCAATTGATGGAATCCGAGGAGATCCAGAAAATTGCAGGAGAAGTGATTGAGATGCACAATATTGAATTGGGTCCTGCCCAAATTGGCTACCTGCTGGTCTACCCGAATATATCCAAGCAACGTGCCGCAAAGTGCATGAAAGCCAGCAGAGAGGTAAAACATTATTCAGGCAATGATTACCTGATTGAGATCTCGGGAGAATTATGGGATATGCTTGACGCTGACACGAAAAAAATGCTTCTCTACCACCAGCTACTGCACGTTGATCCTGTTTATAAAGCTAAAAATCAGGAGTGGAAGATGCAGATCCGTAAACCCGATTTTGCTGATTATTATGTAATCAACGACAAGTTTGGAAATACGTGGTACAAAACCATTCAGGCAACCGTATCATCACTCTACGACCTCGATCCCAGACAGGAGAGTAAAGTGAGTGTTTGA
- a CDS encoding Ppx/GppA phosphatase family protein produces the protein MTTPVTATRLAASIDIGTNSVLLLVAETDGRTIRVLDEKQAVPRLGRGVDKSRKLHPDSMERVLRVLKDYKTFLENSYPGLEHKVTVAATSAARDASNRADFMQMIKEETGWEIRLLSGEEEAQFTYRGAVSVLPPSEGTRCVLDIGGGSTEIAFGKGQNLLSYISLDIGSVRFSERYLKTDLPKPEDINRARKAAREALLDVTVPAVAGSTQAVGVAGTVTSIASIKAGHDKYLPEKLNNSTLDAETIQAFIRDFSCMPAEQIEKKYPVFMKGRGDVITGGLIILQEFLSWQNLDGITVSTGGIRHGALLSE, from the coding sequence ATGACCACCCCGGTAACAGCAACCCGTTTAGCCGCTTCCATTGACATCGGCACAAATTCTGTGCTTCTGCTTGTAGCCGAAACAGACGGCAGAACGATCCGCGTGCTCGATGAGAAGCAGGCTGTGCCCAGGCTCGGCCGCGGAGTTGATAAGAGCAGAAAGCTCCATCCGGACAGTATGGAAAGGGTATTGAGGGTATTGAAGGACTACAAAACATTTTTGGAAAACAGTTACCCGGGTCTTGAGCATAAGGTAACTGTTGCTGCCACCAGCGCAGCCAGAGACGCGTCAAACAGAGCTGATTTTATGCAGATGATAAAGGAAGAGACCGGCTGGGAAATACGGCTCCTTAGCGGAGAGGAGGAAGCACAGTTTACCTACCGCGGAGCCGTATCGGTACTTCCTCCTTCAGAGGGTACACGGTGCGTGCTGGATATTGGCGGTGGAAGTACGGAAATAGCATTTGGAAAGGGGCAAAACCTGCTTTCATACATTTCACTGGATATAGGCAGTGTCCGTTTTTCAGAGCGTTATCTTAAGACTGACCTGCCAAAACCCGAAGACATAAACCGTGCGCGAAAAGCCGCGCGTGAGGCACTTCTTGATGTTACCGTGCCGGCCGTGGCCGGAAGCACGCAGGCAGTGGGCGTAGCCGGAACAGTGACGTCCATTGCATCGATAAAAGCTGGTCACGATAAGTACTTGCCGGAAAAACTGAATAACAGCACGCTTGATGCTGAAACCATTCAGGCTTTTATACGGGATTTTTCATGCATGCCGGCAGAGCAAATTGAGAAGAAATATCCGGTTTTCATGAAAGGAAGGGGGGACGTAATCACGGGAGGGCTGATCATTCTCCAGGAATTTCTGAGCTGGCAAAATCTTGACGGGATAACGGTTTCAACAGGCGGCATCCGCCACGGTGCACTGCTCAGTGAATAA
- a CDS encoding FKBP-type peptidyl-prolyl cis-trans isomerase, with protein MKFTAHTVLILAAASLLFSACNTPANRASADLSSRIDSVSYSIGYLQGSGMMEQGINDLDLNNFVAGFEKAISEEEALMERTDMQMLIQQYLSDVQMRQEVERLEQAEVNREEGMAFLEENAQREDVTVTESGLQYRVIEEGSGESPTAEDTVEVHYRGRLISGEEFDSSYDREQTATFPLNGVISGWTEGLQYMSEGATYEFFIPSELGYGDNPPPGSIITAGSVLIFEVELIDVK; from the coding sequence ATGAAGTTTACAGCACACACAGTTCTTATCCTGGCCGCTGCATCACTCCTGTTTTCGGCCTGCAACACTCCGGCTAACCGTGCATCCGCCGACTTAAGCAGCCGGATCGATTCGGTTAGCTACAGCATTGGGTATCTCCAGGGTTCAGGTATGATGGAACAGGGAATCAATGATCTTGATTTGAATAATTTTGTTGCCGGTTTTGAAAAAGCCATCAGTGAAGAAGAGGCTCTCATGGAACGCACCGATATGCAGATGCTCATTCAGCAGTATCTGAGCGACGTTCAGATGCGTCAGGAAGTTGAGCGCCTTGAGCAGGCAGAGGTGAACCGTGAGGAAGGGATGGCATTTCTGGAAGAGAACGCCCAGCGTGAAGATGTTACCGTCACAGAATCAGGCCTTCAGTACCGCGTAATTGAAGAGGGATCCGGTGAAAGCCCGACTGCAGAAGATACGGTTGAGGTTCATTATCGCGGAAGGCTTATTTCGGGCGAAGAATTTGACAGCTCTTACGACAGGGAGCAAACTGCTACTTTTCCGCTGAATGGTGTTATCTCAGGATGGACTGAAGGGCTTCAGTACATGAGCGAAGGCGCCACCTACGAGTTTTTTATCCCCTCCGAACTGGGCTATGGTGACAATCCGCCACCCGGCAGCATTATCACCGCAGGATCCGTTCTTATTTTCGAAGTGGAGCTGATTGATGTGAAGTAG
- the queG gene encoding tRNA epoxyqueuosine(34) reductase QueG encodes MDPLAATIKVRHKALELGFDQCGFARAEPLDEEARRLEQWLHEHRHGSMEWMERHFDKRIDPTLLVPGSKSVVSVIAGYRFRENEQFDRQHPDAPKIAKYARGRDYHKVFKSKLKKLFRYTEELIGDIQGRIFVDSAPVMDKAWARRAGLGWIGKNSNLLNKSHGSWFLIGEMILDAAFVYDAPETDHCGSCTQCIDACPTDAIYEPFKVDSNRCISYLTIELKENIPDRYHEDLGDWMFGCDICQDVCPWNRKSEYGHIHDLKPRGRVLHPPDRNWSSITEDEFDKLFEGSPVRRAGYERFVKQAEIVKKNLDK; translated from the coding sequence ATGGACCCACTTGCAGCAACCATTAAGGTCAGACATAAAGCTCTCGAACTTGGATTCGACCAATGTGGTTTTGCCCGGGCTGAACCGCTCGATGAGGAAGCCCGCCGCCTTGAACAATGGCTTCACGAACACCGGCACGGGTCGATGGAGTGGATGGAACGCCATTTTGATAAGCGTATAGATCCCACACTGCTCGTTCCAGGATCAAAAAGCGTGGTGAGTGTGATCGCAGGTTACCGGTTCAGGGAAAATGAGCAGTTTGACCGGCAACATCCGGATGCTCCCAAGATTGCAAAGTATGCCCGCGGCCGCGATTACCACAAAGTATTCAAATCGAAACTGAAGAAACTGTTCCGGTACACCGAGGAGCTGATCGGTGACATTCAGGGGCGTATATTCGTTGATTCCGCACCCGTTATGGACAAAGCCTGGGCGCGAAGGGCCGGACTCGGATGGATTGGAAAAAACAGCAACCTGCTCAATAAATCACATGGGTCGTGGTTCCTGATCGGTGAAATGATTCTGGATGCAGCCTTTGTATACGATGCACCGGAAACCGACCACTGCGGCAGCTGTACGCAATGTATTGATGCATGCCCCACCGACGCCATTTATGAGCCGTTTAAAGTGGACTCCAACAGATGCATCTCTTATCTCACTATCGAACTGAAAGAGAACATTCCGGACAGGTATCACGAAGACCTTGGAGACTGGATGTTTGGTTGTGATATCTGCCAGGATGTTTGTCCCTGGAACCGCAAATCAGAATACGGGCACATACATGATCTGAAACCCCGCGGGCGTGTGCTGCACCCTCCCGACCGCAACTGGTCTTCTATCACGGAAGATGAATTTGACAAGCTGTTTGAAGGCAGCCCTGTACGGCGTGCAGGCTATGAACGCTTTGTCAAACAGGCAGAGATTGTGAAGAAAAATCTGGATAAATAA
- a CDS encoding acetyl-CoA hydrolase/transferase family protein, protein MKTVSASEALAHIQSDTSIYVHTAAAAPIQLVQALAARYKELKNVKIYQLHTEGPAPYANPECSDAFRVHAFFVGKNVRQAIRDGRADYVPIFLSEVPQLFNRGIIHLDAALVHVSPPDKHGYCSMGVSVDASRAAVNQSRLVIAQINPNMPRTLGDGMIHVSEIDYGVEVNDPIPEHEPAELTDTELKIGRHCAELIEDGATLQLGIGSIPDAVLASLTDHKDLGLHTEMFSDGIIDLVESGVINNSKKRRHPNRIVSSFTVGTRKLYDFMDDNPNVAMLDCAYVNDTAVIRRNPKVTAINSAIEVDLTGQVCADSIGTYQYSGVGGQMDFIRGASLSEGGKPIIALPSATRRGESRLVPFLKQGAGVVTTRAHVHYVVTEYGTASLYGKGMADRAKELIKIAHPDNREELEKAAAERFSNGD, encoded by the coding sequence ACCGCTGCGGCAGCTCCCATACAGCTGGTCCAGGCACTGGCCGCGCGCTATAAAGAATTGAAAAATGTTAAAATATATCAGCTGCACACAGAAGGCCCTGCACCCTACGCTAACCCTGAATGCAGTGACGCTTTTCGTGTACACGCTTTTTTTGTGGGGAAGAATGTCCGCCAGGCCATACGAGACGGACGGGCAGATTATGTTCCGATCTTTCTGAGTGAGGTACCTCAGCTTTTTAATCGGGGTATTATCCATCTTGATGCTGCCCTTGTTCATGTGAGTCCGCCAGACAAACACGGTTACTGCTCCATGGGAGTATCGGTTGACGCATCACGTGCTGCCGTGAATCAATCCAGACTGGTCATTGCTCAGATCAACCCCAACATGCCGCGCACACTCGGCGACGGAATGATTCATGTTTCCGAGATTGATTACGGCGTAGAGGTTAACGACCCCATCCCGGAGCACGAACCGGCTGAGCTTACGGATACCGAACTAAAAATCGGCCGCCATTGCGCAGAGCTGATTGAAGATGGAGCCACACTGCAGCTTGGTATCGGCAGCATTCCTGATGCGGTTCTGGCATCGCTTACCGATCACAAAGATCTTGGCCTGCATACCGAAATGTTTTCCGATGGTATTATTGATCTTGTGGAATCGGGTGTAATCAACAATTCCAAGAAAAGAAGGCATCCCAACCGTATCGTCTCCTCCTTTACCGTAGGAACACGGAAGCTCTATGATTTCATGGACGACAATCCCAATGTTGCGATGCTAGACTGCGCGTATGTGAACGACACCGCCGTAATCCGCCGCAATCCGAAAGTTACCGCAATCAACAGCGCCATCGAAGTGGACCTGACGGGCCAGGTGTGCGCCGACTCCATCGGAACGTACCAGTACTCAGGCGTGGGCGGGCAGATGGACTTTATCCGGGGCGCATCCCTTTCGGAGGGCGGAAAGCCGATCATCGCCCTCCCTTCCGCCACGAGGCGCGGAGAAAGCCGGCTTGTTCCGTTTCTGAAGCAGGGCGCAGGTGTGGTAACCACGCGCGCCCACGTACACTACGTGGTTACGGAATATGGAACCGCATCGCTATATGGCAAGGGAATGGCCGATCGCGCGAAAGAACTGATCAAGATCGCACATCCCGATAATCGCGAAGAGCTTGAAAAAGCAGCTGCGGAGCGGTTTAGTAACGGAGACTGA
- the prmA gene encoding 50S ribosomal protein L11 methyltransferase: MTYIKLIFDIDEEYQEMIIAELMDLDFYGFEQEDERLIAYVEQPRYNDAHREYIEQIIAAFPGASFYEAESIPEQNWNETWEKSIRPQVIGEFLVRPTWSEAMPEEGQMLLEIDPKMAFGTGYHATTRLVLNELSNIPLKNREILDAGTGTAILAIAAAKLGAARVLGFDIDPWSRDNAVENIYLNDVAGLVEFRFGGMEVVDDHEKFDVILANINRNAILELLPSFLGHARPAAVLILSGLLHTDELKLRDTLEDLPVKINGVTREEEWICFRITKI; the protein is encoded by the coding sequence GTGACCTACATCAAACTGATTTTTGACATTGACGAAGAGTATCAGGAAATGATCATTGCAGAGCTCATGGACCTGGATTTTTACGGGTTTGAGCAGGAAGATGAACGCCTGATCGCCTATGTGGAGCAACCCCGGTACAATGACGCACACCGCGAATATATTGAACAGATTATAGCCGCATTTCCGGGCGCTTCGTTCTACGAAGCAGAATCGATTCCCGAACAGAACTGGAATGAAACGTGGGAGAAATCTATCCGCCCGCAGGTGATCGGTGAATTTTTAGTCAGGCCAACATGGTCGGAAGCTATGCCTGAAGAGGGGCAGATGCTTCTTGAAATTGATCCGAAAATGGCGTTTGGTACCGGCTATCACGCCACTACGCGGCTGGTTCTGAATGAGCTAAGTAATATTCCGTTAAAAAACAGGGAGATTCTGGATGCGGGAACAGGCACTGCCATTCTTGCCATTGCGGCTGCAAAGCTGGGAGCAGCGCGTGTTTTGGGATTCGATATAGATCCGTGGAGCCGCGATAACGCTGTAGAGAATATATACCTGAATGATGTGGCCGGTCTGGTTGAATTCCGGTTTGGCGGCATGGAAGTGGTGGATGACCACGAGAAATTTGATGTAATTCTGGCCAATATAAACAGGAATGCAATTCTTGAACTGCTGCCCTCTTTTCTGGGTCATGCCAGGCCCGCAGCAGTGCTCATTCTTTCCGGCCTGCTGCATACCGACGAGTTGAAACTGCGGGATACATTGGAAGATCTGCCCGTGAAGATAAACGGAGTGACCCGGGAAGAGGAGTGGATCTGTTTCAGGATTACGAAAATCTGA
- a CDS encoding lysophospholipid acyltransferase family protein has translation MQQVKSFFIWAAIVLLIVFWVPLLAVRRLFDREPTHYKTGRLFRKLGHTISRINPNWHIRVEGRTDLDDRHPYVVVSNHLSNADIPVISNLPWEMKWVAKKELFSLPFAGWMMRMAGDISVDRSSATKRVGVFKKCSYYLSRNVSVMFFPEGTRSRSGKLNRFAPGAFDLAIRENVPVVPIVLDGTRECLPKNTWIFKPGVEVRMKILDPVPVEGFGEKDGKELMNTVRQMIASQLAEWRNESVEKVLG, from the coding sequence ATGCAGCAAGTTAAATCGTTTTTCATCTGGGCTGCCATCGTATTACTAATTGTTTTTTGGGTTCCGCTGCTGGCCGTTCGCAGGCTATTCGACAGAGAACCAACCCACTACAAGACAGGCCGGTTGTTTCGCAAGCTGGGTCATACCATATCCCGAATAAACCCAAACTGGCACATACGCGTTGAAGGCCGCACCGATCTGGATGACCGGCACCCCTACGTTGTGGTCAGCAATCATCTCTCCAACGCAGATATTCCGGTAATTTCAAATCTGCCCTGGGAAATGAAATGGGTTGCCAAAAAAGAACTTTTCAGCCTTCCCTTTGCCGGATGGATGATGAGAATGGCGGGTGATATTTCTGTTGATCGATCTTCAGCGACAAAAAGGGTGGGGGTGTTCAAAAAATGCAGCTATTATCTTTCACGTAACGTATCTGTGATGTTCTTTCCGGAGGGCACACGGTCACGATCGGGCAAACTGAACAGGTTTGCTCCTGGAGCATTCGATCTTGCAATTCGGGAAAATGTACCTGTTGTTCCCATAGTTTTAGACGGTACCCGGGAATGCCTTCCCAAAAACACCTGGATATTCAAACCCGGTGTTGAAGTTCGGATGAAAATTCTGGACCCGGTACCGGTAGAGGGTTTTGGTGAAAAAGACGGTAAAGAGCTGATGAATACGGTTCGCCAAATGATTGCGTCCCAGCTTGCTGAATGGCGCAATGAATCTGTAGAGAAGGTGCTGGGTTAG
- a CDS encoding DUF5995 family protein, whose protein sequence is MNISNPNTFQQHDVLTRMDQTLTGWKQLGDRRCIFLGCYRMMTANMMAAIEDGYFQDRKWVERLLHHFADYYFRGLQCNRRKNRAPAVWLQVHEATRSKKLHSLQYLLMGVNAHINYDLVLTLYDMLHPEWQELTSSRKELRYQDHCRVNDIISETIDKVQDDILCKEDPIMGWLDAGMGRLDEYLISRLITGWREEVWNHAQKLLAASNRMEYERLRKGFESDVIKTGARLSLGV, encoded by the coding sequence TTGAATATATCAAACCCAAACACATTTCAGCAGCATGATGTACTTACCCGAATGGATCAAACCCTGACCGGCTGGAAGCAGCTTGGAGACCGCAGGTGTATTTTCCTGGGCTGCTATCGCATGATGACCGCCAACATGATGGCAGCTATTGAGGATGGGTATTTTCAGGACCGAAAGTGGGTTGAAAGGCTGCTTCATCATTTTGCAGATTACTATTTCAGGGGCCTTCAGTGTAACAGGCGGAAAAACCGTGCTCCCGCGGTATGGCTGCAGGTACACGAAGCTACCCGAAGCAAGAAGCTGCATTCCCTGCAATATCTGCTTATGGGCGTTAATGCACACATCAACTACGACCTGGTACTTACCCTTTACGACATGCTGCATCCCGAGTGGCAGGAGCTGACTTCCAGCAGGAAAGAGTTACGCTACCAGGATCATTGCAGGGTAAATGACATCATCTCAGAAACTATTGATAAAGTTCAGGATGATATTCTGTGTAAGGAAGATCCGATCATGGGCTGGCTGGATGCAGGAATGGGAAGACTTGATGAATACCTTATTTCCCGGCTCATCACCGGCTGGAGAGAGGAGGTTTGGAATCACGCACAGAAACTGCTCGCTGCAAGCAATCGCATGGAATATGAAAGGCTGCGAAAGGGCTTCGAATCGGATGTGATTAAGACGGGTGCCCGCTTAAGCCTGGGAGTCTGA